One part of the Chryseobacterium mulctrae genome encodes these proteins:
- a CDS encoding type B 50S ribosomal protein L31: MKNGIHPENYRLVVFKDMSNDEVFLCKSTADTKDTIEFEGTEYPLIKMEISSTSHPFYTGKTKLVDTAGRVDKFMNKYKKFAK; this comes from the coding sequence ATGAAAAACGGAATTCACCCAGAAAATTATAGACTTGTTGTTTTCAAAGATATGAGTAACGACGAGGTATTTCTTTGTAAGTCAACTGCAGACACAAAAGACACAATCGAGTTTGAAGGAACTGAGTACCCATTGATCAAAATGGAAATCTCTTCTACTTCTCACCCTTTCTACACAGGAAAAACTAAATTAGTTGATACTGCAGGTAGAGTAGACAAGTTCATGAACAAATACAAAAAATTCGCTAAGTAA
- a CDS encoding nucleotide pyrophosphohydrolase: MEITNLQQQVDEWIKTIGVRYFNELTNMAMLAEEVGEVARIIARRYGEQSEKESDKNKDLGEELADVLFVTLCLANQTGVNLQEAFDKKMKIKTDRDKDRHQNNEKLK; this comes from the coding sequence ATGGAAATTACAAATCTGCAGCAACAGGTCGACGAATGGATAAAAACCATCGGTGTAAGATACTTTAATGAATTGACGAACATGGCAATGTTGGCCGAAGAAGTTGGCGAAGTGGCAAGAATTATCGCAAGAAGATATGGTGAACAAAGCGAAAAGGAAAGTGATAAAAATAAAGACTTGGGTGAAGAATTAGCAGATGTTTTGTTCGTCACATTATGTTTAGCCAACCAAACCGGAGTCAATTTACAAGAAGCTTTCGATAAAAAAATGAAAATAAAAACTGATCGCGACAAAGACCGCCATCAGAATAATGAGAAATTAAAATAA